TAACAAAACGTGCGAATGTCTTCCGGAACTGGTGAGTCGCGAATTTCCAATCGTGAATCCTGTTGAACTTTGCAAAGGCATTCAGCCGAGTAGAAAGCCCGTGACCGGATCGACCCTTACCTTTGTTACGGCCGCCCCTAAATTCCGGGATGGGCGTAAACAGCAAGATGTCCGGATCGAGCGACCCGTGACGTGAATGAAGCTCCTCGAGGGTTCGTACAGCCAATCGAATGGGGTTGTCCGGTGAGTCCCAGCCGGCTATCCATGAAGCGAGCTCGCCAGCCTCATTCTTTGACGTCTTGTACAACATGCCGATTATGCGCAGCAGCGTCCGCCCATCGGGCGATGAGATTGGTTCAAGGCAACCCGGGCGAAGCGAGAGGACCTCACACATTCGCATTCCCGTCATTCCGGCGATGATTATGTAACTGGCCGCCATCAAGTGGTTCAGCCAGACGCGCAACGGTATGCGCTTGATGCTGCCGATGTCGTATTCCGTCCCGCTAACGTAAACAATCATCGGTTTTGAGGCTTTGTAGTATTCAGCGTAGCGCCTGCCTATCACCGCGGTACTGCGCGACGTTGATTTGATAGCGATGAGCTCGCTGCTGCGACTCAGTAGACGGGGCCCAACGTCCTCTACCCAAGTGATCGCCGTGCTAAGTAGCTTAACGAAAATCTCGTCTGGAATACGAGGTGTGAGGCCGGGTCCTCTGCGAGGCACGTCGGTCGCACCTAGGAGATTATCGGTGAGATCTTTGGAGAGCGTCGCGCCTCCAGGGATCAGCGGCTGCAAATTTACAATCGTGCGGAGCATAAGAGCGGCCTGGCGGCGATATGCTGCGGACCAAATTTTCGACGTTTGGCGGAAGGTACCGTCGCCGCGGCGCTTCTTGACTTGGTTTGAAGCTAGACCGTTACGGAAAGCAATTATGTGCGCATCCGTCAAATCCGCAAAACGATAGATCCCGTGCGCAGACATGAGCAGGATGTAGTAGCGAAGGAGCTCCGCACGCGACATGATACTGCGCGCTCGCAGTTGCTTTCCAAGGCCGATGGTTCCCTTAACGATGTGGCTGAGAAGGTGCTTGCAGGCGAAAAGAAATGCGGCATTCTGCGGATCGGTCAAATATGATCCGTTGCTGAGTTGCATCTTCCAGCGTACCGTGGTGTAAGGCTTTCCGGGCAGTGCTGTGTCGAAATGCCATGTATCGTCACTAAAAGCACTCCGTGGTGAAACTACGGGGTCAATCAGCGTGTGGATTTCAGGCTGGCTGTGAGCTGCGAACATCTCAGTCTATCCTTGGTGGCGGCGGCAAGGTTGTAGCGATTTGTTGCGCAGCATTGAGCAGCGCAGCGTCGATTGCTGGCAAGTATTGGGCCTCGATCAATCTGCGCTTCGGCAAATAGAGACGTCGATAGCGCTCCGATGGGATACGTTGTTGTGCCTCACAAAGCGCCTCGTAGTCGCGCAATAGGAATGCCACAGAGCGGGGTTCCAGGCGCATGACGAAGTGTCGATCATTGAGAGGCCAAAGGAGATTCGCGCAAAGCCCGTTTGCGTCATGACCGTCGTGTGATGCTGCGGGATCAAGGCAGACGTGGCTGGGAGTTGTGGCACTGCGCGTCTCACGGTTGCCGCTGGCCTTGTCAGTTATCGTGCGACCGAGAAGGATGGTTGATTGCGCATTAGCGATCGTGAGCTCGTCGGTGGCGGCGGCTTCAGAATGATCGAGATATCGCATCGTGTCGCTCAGATTGCGATGCTGGGCAATTTGTCGAACCCGGAAGGGATCAAGAGATCGCTCATATTCATCCACAAGACGCGTTGGTCGCAGCATGTTAAGAGCAATAGCACTGGTGATGCCTCTTGATTTCTTGTAGTGGCGAAAGGCAGCGCTAGGCCGAAGAGTCATGAGCGGGAGGACGGATCCAAGTCTAGAGTAGGCAAGAAATAGATATTGCCTATAGGGCGGCGCTGCGTGTGGCACCAGTGGCTCGGATAAGGCTAGGAGTGCGCGGATAAGCCAAGGCACACTCAGCTGTCCATAGTCGGAAACCGAATATGGAGGCATTCCAGGTGAGCGTCCCTTGGGCAATGCAACAAGAAAACGCCTACCCAGAAGCGGGTTATCGATCTCCTGCATGCAGTCACGTCCCATGAGTGCAACGGCGTCAACGTTGGCTGCCAATTTGTGAATCAGAAGTGTGTAAAAGGGAATCAGCGTTTCATACGTTGCGTAGCAGTAGCGGCTCAGGAGCCTGGTATTGTAACGAACACCTGTCTCGCGCTCCGCTCTTGCCAGAAATTTGCTGTATTCGATACTGATGGGCGTTGCGAGGTCTTGACGCGGGAGTGTGCCGCCGCTCTTGCTTGCGAACTCTCGGGCCGCAAGGACAACGCTGGGATGCTGCCATGAGCTCGGATCGGTGAAATCACGGTGATAAGATATTGCATCGTTGCGGGCACAGATCAAGAGCTGTCTTAGCTCATCACGCGGGGCGGTCCGAATTGGGGTAGAAACGCGCCGAAATGGGTTCCGTGCGCGAAATGCGATCCCATGATGCCGCGCTGCCTCAGCAAGAACTGCAGCCGCAATCTTGTAGGAATTGTGGCTTGTGCCTTCGCGGGAGGCCGCCGTCTTGAGTTCGCGCACGAGGGCTTCCTCGCAGTCAAGAATTGATGGAATGGGCGGTGCATATCGGGCAATCGCGTTGATAAGCGTACGCACGATCTTAACGACATTCTCAATCGTCGATGGTCGTGAATGGTTATAGAGCCGCTTCGCTGCGTTGAGCATCTGAACAGCAACAGCTCCAGCGTTGGACACCTCCGCCGCGAATGAGACGGTTTTCTGTCTTAGGCGTGGACTTAAGTACGTCCACGTGGTTGATGATAGATCGTATCCAAGGTCGGAATCGATGCTCATGCTATGTCGGGCACGTCCCAGGTGTCATGAAAAATGTCCGATAGATAGAACTCCCTTGCTCGCAAGTAGATCTCGGTAGATGCGATGCTGGAATGACGCATTAGATGTCTTAAGACAAGGAGTGGGTTGCGGGCCTGTGCGTGCGCATTCTCGGTTGAGCGCATCAGCCTGTCCAACATTGTAATCGCGTAGGTGTGCCTTAAGTCGTGGAACGTGCCCTCTGGAATGTCAGCGGCTCGCAGCGATTTTTTGAAAACTTGGTAAACTGAGTTCGGAGCAAGTTGGCGACCCCATCGTGAAAGCCATATCGCGTTAGGGACGTTGCTGCCGCGTTTCCTAGCTCGATTCGCGACGTTGCGGCGTTCAAAAAGACTGATATATCGAAATGTCTCATCGAGAAGCCAGGCCGGCACGTAGAGGTCGCCACCGACAGATCCTTTTGTTACGCGGAGCGGGAGACGATAAAGGCGACTAGCGCGGTAAATATCTTGGTCTGGAATCTGATCAATCGTTAGAGCACACAGTTCATGCTCGCGAATGCCCGTGTTGAGGGCCCAAAGTACGATTAGGCGATCACGCAATATGAGCTGCTTGAGAATCCGTTCTTGTTCTTGTCTCGTGAAAAATCGAGGGAGTCGCTCGCGCCGCGATCTTCGCGGAACGAGAACCCTACGCATTGCGTTTGGCTTTGATGCGTCCAAGTGCGCCAGCAGTCTCGTTGAGACACGCTGATATCCCGTGGCTTCGAATGCAATCGGCATCTCGGCGAGGTGGCCGCGGCTCTTCGCCCACTCGTAGAACCAGCAGACGACAAGCATCTTGCGAGCGATCGTCTTTGTTGAAAGCTGCGGTTCTTGCCGCTCCAATGCATTCCGGTAATGGGCAAGCAGCCGTTCCTCCGGCCTGCGCCAATCCCAGCCGTTCGCGTTGCAGTAACGGAGCCAGCTCAACAAGCTGAAAGCATAATTTCGCCAGGTCCCTGGGGATCGGCTCGAACCGCGAACGACCGCTTGGAAAATGATCCATTCGGTCGGCAAATGCTCGATTCGCATGGTCGACTGATCAACGAATATCGGGATACCGGGGTAAGGCAAGCCATCGATTTCGAAGCCGTCGCTACTGAAAAAGAGAGAAAGTCCTAAGGCTTTCTCAATACTGGGGGGCAAGGCCGCGGTCTTATGCTGGCCGAGGATGTTCTGAGTCATGCCCGGCAATACACCGTAAAACCGCGGTAGGGATTGATCGACCATTTGAACGGCATCCCGGTGACCCGGTTGATGACGCTCTTGGCGTGCTGCTCTACGATCTCGACCCCGCGCATATCCGGCAGTATAATACGAACGTACGTTCGTATTCAAGGGTCAGCCCCAATCGGGTGTAACCCCCAGCCCGAACGGAGGTTATCTAGAAGAGCCATGGCCTATCAATATCAACCGGCTCCGTACGGTCGCCCCGGAGCCGTCACGATGCCGGTCCAGTCGCTGCTTGGGCAAGTGCTCGGGATCACCGCACTGGGCTGGTGTATCACTGCGCTCGCCGTCTATCTGTTTCCGAACGTCGGGAGCGGACCGAGCTGGATTGCGTTCTTCGGCGGGTTCATTCTGATCTTCGTCATGAACGCGACGCGCGCGAACGCAGCGCTTTCGCTCGCGATCTTCTATCTGTTTACGTTCCTCGAAGGAATCTTCATATCGCCGATCGTGACCTACTACGCGCACGTCGCCGGAAACGCGGTCGTCTTCAACGCGGCGCTGACGACGGGACTCGGGCTCTTTGCGCTCGGCGCGATCGTGTATGCGACCGGCCTCGATCTGCGGCGCTTCTCGGGGATTTTCTTCGGTGCGCTGCTCGTGCTGATCGTCATCGGGATCATCTCGATCTTCGTGCATTTTCTCTCGCCGACGATCTACTCGTGGGCAATCCTGGTCATCTTCGCGGGCCTCGTGCTGATCGACTTCGCCCGCATCCGTGCCGGCGGCAGCGGGCTGAGCCCGGTGCAAATGGCTGTCTCGATCTACCTCGATTCGATCAATATCTTCCTGGCGTTGCTGCAGATCATGGGTGGGAGCAGCCGGCGTAGCGAATAACCACGGGCAGCGATGTGCGGGATTACGGGGATACTGACGCCGGGGCGTGACGCGGCACGCCTGGCGTACTTCGGGCTTTACGCCCTTCAGCACCGTGGACAGGAGTCCGCGGGCATCGCTGCAGGCGACGGCGGCACGATCCGCTCGCACAAAGACATGGGGCTGATCGGCGCGATCTTCGACGAGGAGTCGCTTGCCCAGCTCTCGGGCCATATCGCGGTCGGCCACACCCGTTACTCCACGACCGGCTCCTCGATCGTGGTCAACGCGCAGCCGCTGCTCGAAACCACCGAAATCGGCGACTTTGCCTTCGCTCACAACGGCAACCTCACCAATACCGACGAGCTGCGCGAGCGGCTCTCGCCAAGCACGACGCTGCAGGCGACCTCCGACTCCGAAGTGATGGCCAAAGCGATCGTCGAGGCTCCCGGTACGATGCTCGACCGGATCGAACACGTGCTCAGCATCGCGCGCGGCGCTTACTCGATCGTCCTGGCCACCAAAGACGAACTCTTCGCGTTTCGCGATCCGTGGGGCGTGCGGCCGCTGTGCATCGGCGCATTTGAGGACGGGGGTTTTGCCGTTGCCTCGGAGTCGTGCGCGCTGCCGACGATCGGCGCGCGCTATCTGCGCGAGGTCGAGCCGGGTGAGATCATTCGCATCACGCCGAAGGGCATGGAATCGACGGTGGTGGTCAACGAGAGCGCCTTTCCGGCGCTCTGTATGTTCGAATACATCTATTTCGCCCGCCCCGACTCCACCCTCAACGGACGCTCGATCTACATGGCGCGCTACGCGATGGGCCGGGAATTGGCTAAAGAGCATCCGGTCGACGCCGACGTGGTAATGGCGATTCCCGACTCGGCGGTTCCCGGCGGCATCGGCTATGCGGCGCAGAGCGGTCTGCCGTACATCGAAGGCCTGATCAAGAACCGCTACATCGGGCGCACCTTCATCAGTCCCGATCAGGATCTGCGCGCGCGCGGCGTGCAGCTCAAGTTCAATCCGGTCGTCGAGAATCTGCGCGGGCAGCGGGTGGTCGTGGTCGACGACTCGATCGTGCGCGGCACAACGACGCCGCGCATCGTAAAATTATTGCGCGAAGCGGGCGCGCGTGAAGTGCACCTGCGCATCACCTCACCGCCGATCAAGCATCCATGTTATTTGGGCGTCGACATGGCCACGTACGACGAGTTGATCGCCGCAAATTATTCGATCGAAGAGATTCGCGTCAAGGCCGGCGCGGACTCGCTCGGGTATCTCTCGCTTGAAGGGCTC
The DNA window shown above is from Candidatus Baltobacteraceae bacterium and carries:
- a CDS encoding site-specific integrase — protein: MVDQSLPRFYGVLPGMTQNILGQHKTAALPPSIEKALGLSLFFSSDGFEIDGLPYPGIPIFVDQSTMRIEHLPTEWIIFQAVVRGSSRSPGTWRNYAFSLLSWLRYCNANGWDWRRPEERLLAHYRNALERQEPQLSTKTIARKMLVVCWFYEWAKSRGHLAEMPIAFEATGYQRVSTRLLAHLDASKPNAMRRVLVPRRSRRERLPRFFTRQEQERILKQLILRDRLIVLWALNTGIREHELCALTIDQIPDQDIYRASRLYRLPLRVTKGSVGGDLYVPAWLLDETFRYISLFERRNVANRARKRGSNVPNAIWLSRWGRQLAPNSVYQVFKKSLRAADIPEGTFHDLRHTYAITMLDRLMRSTENAHAQARNPLLVLRHLMRHSSIASTEIYLRAREFYLSDIFHDTWDVPDIA
- a CDS encoding Bax inhibitor-1 family protein — protein: MAYQYQPAPYGRPGAVTMPVQSLLGQVLGITALGWCITALAVYLFPNVGSGPSWIAFFGGFILIFVMNATRANAALSLAIFYLFTFLEGIFISPIVTYYAHVAGNAVVFNAALTTGLGLFALGAIVYATGLDLRRFSGIFFGALLVLIVIGIISIFVHFLSPTIYSWAILVIFAGLVLIDFARIRAGGSGLSPVQMAVSIYLDSINIFLALLQIMGGSSRRSE
- the purF gene encoding amidophosphoribosyltransferase — protein: MCGITGILTPGRDAARLAYFGLYALQHRGQESAGIAAGDGGTIRSHKDMGLIGAIFDEESLAQLSGHIAVGHTRYSTTGSSIVVNAQPLLETTEIGDFAFAHNGNLTNTDELRERLSPSTTLQATSDSEVMAKAIVEAPGTMLDRIEHVLSIARGAYSIVLATKDELFAFRDPWGVRPLCIGAFEDGGFAVASESCALPTIGARYLREVEPGEIIRITPKGMESTVVVNESAFPALCMFEYIYFARPDSTLNGRSIYMARYAMGRELAKEHPVDADVVMAIPDSAVPGGIGYAAQSGLPYIEGLIKNRYIGRTFISPDQDLRARGVQLKFNPVVENLRGQRVVVVDDSIVRGTTTPRIVKLLREAGAREVHLRITSPPIKHPCYLGVDMATYDELIAANYSIEEIRVKAGADSLGYLSLEGLIAASGRKRNEMCLGCLTGEYPNVPAAHSARAMVG